The Moorena producens PAL-8-15-08-1 genomic interval TCACTATTTCCATTCCGAATGCCTGCCCATTATGCGGCTGAGGGCTATCGGTTACTAGCCGAACAGATAGATACATATTTAAGATTGGATTCTGCTGAGTAAAGAAGCCCAAAGCTCACGTTTATATATCAATAATTACCTTCAAATTCGGATATTTATAATAGAAATGAGGATATAAAATGGAAAACTTTTTCCGTGCTATGGTGACAAACTTGGGCATTGTAGGTGAAATATTAGTCTTTTTATGGCAACGGAAGCTGTGGTGGTTGATTCCCATGGTTACAATACTTCTTGCCTTTGGGTTGTTCTTAATCTTTGCCAATGCTTCAGGTATTGCACCATTTATTTATTCGCTCTTC includes:
- a CDS encoding DUF5989 family protein — encoded protein: MENFFRAMVTNLGIVGEILVFLWQRKLWWLIPMVTILLAFGLFLIFANASGIAPFIYSLF